A window of Ananas comosus cultivar F153 linkage group 4, ASM154086v1, whole genome shotgun sequence contains these coding sequences:
- the LOC109708628 gene encoding uncharacterized protein LOC109708628 — translation MVVPKYLLSILQARLGPDPNLPVLGILAFEAASAMSRLVSLSNFLSGPEILRLRSDTMRSDGVAFLVSTNQSFLLRLACAELVADLDRAASAAARLGFRSRDPFLSRFNRIYADAKEGNFDCIDWIGIEKKAGTRVKKMERRVAATARLHAEMDVLNQLEASERRMKQWMQHSRPTAVQKPDPAVDTLRKKLKEQRQRVRRLVDESLWIETVDKAADLMAKSVLSILARISTVFGHVVPSLPRITANRGRSYSPKAKHSSGPLERSTPISAAVRHSAPLFVHKEVTSKPFEDLSRVLEPPSKTVGGSGMALLYANVIVSAEKLLLAKSANGPSDEEDMNATRDELYMMLPERIRAVTNAKLREYVKREAATAGGVDGAEAERWKRRVESTLKWLGPVAHDTVRWQQERQMDRQQRFSTRPRAVMLQTLHFADRDKAEAAVVELLVGLSRICWCDERPRELPRPAEF, via the coding sequence ATGGTAGTCCCCAAATATTTGCTCTCCATTCTTCAGGCCCGGCTCGGCCCCGACCCGAACCTACCCGTTCTCGGCATCCTCGCCTTCGAGGCTGCCTCCGCCATGTCGCGCCTCGTCTCCCTCAGCAATTTCCTCTCCGGCCCCGAgatcctccgcctccgctccgACACCATGCGCTCCGATGGCGTCGCGTTCCTCGTCTCCACCAACCAGtccttcctcctccgcctcgcctGCGCCGAGCTCGTTGCCGATCTCGACCGTGCCGCTTCTGCCGCCGCACGCCTCGGCTTCCGATCACGCGACCCCTTCCTCTCCAGATTCAACCGCATCTACGCCGACGCCAAGGAGGGGAACTTCGACTGCATCGATTGGATCGGAATTGAGAAAAAGGCCGGCACGAGGGTGAAGAAGATGGAGCGGCGTGTCGCGGCAACAGCGAGGTTGCACGCGGAGATGGACGTGTTAAACCAGCTGGAGGCATCGGAGAGGAGGATGAAGCAATGGATGCAGCACAGCAGGCCGACAGCGGTGCAGAAGCCGGACCCGGCCGTTGATACGCTGCGGAAGAAGCTCAAGGAGCAGCGACAGCGAGTGCGCCGCCTAGTAGACGAGTCGCTGTGGATCGAGACCGTCGACAAGGCGGCCGACCTCATGGCCAAATCCGTGCTCTCGATCCTCGCTAGGATTTCTACCGTCTTCGGCCATGTCGTGCCCAGTTTGCCGCGCATAACGGCCAATCGTGGTCGCAGTTACAGTCCCAAAGCGAAACACTCGTCGGGGCCGCTGGAGCGATCGACGCCGATTAGCGCGGCAGTGAGGCACTCCGCGCCGCTTTTCGTACACAAAGAAGTGACCTCGAAGCCTTTCGAAGAtctatctagggttttggagccGCCGTCGAAGACCGTAGGCGGGTCCGGCATGGCGCTACTGTACGCGAACGTGATTGTGTCTGCGGAGAAGCTCTTATTGGCGAAGTCGGCAAACGGACCGTCGGATGAAGAAGATATGAACGCGACGAGAGATGAGCTGTACATGATGTTACCGGAGAGGATTCGGGCGGTGACGAATGCGAAGCTAAGGGAATACGTGAAGAGGGAAGCAGCGACGGCCGGGGGAGTGGACGGAGCGGAGGCGGAAAGGTGGAAAAGGAGGGTGGAGAGCACTCTGAAGTGGCTGGGGCCGGTGGCACACGACACGGTGCGGTGGCAGCAGGAGAGGCAGATGGACCGGCAGCAGCGGTTCAGCACGCGGCCGAGGGCGGTGATGCTGCAGACGCTGCACTTTGCCGACCGCGACAAGGCGGAGGCTGCCGTCGTGGAACTGCTCGTCGGGCTCAGTCGCATTTGCTGGTGCGATGAGCGGCCGCGCGAGTTGCCGAGGCCGGCGGAATTTTGA
- the LOC109709144 gene encoding AT-hook motif nuclear-localized protein 15-like, with translation MHGAWGGSSEESNPFYNNYATGQTYIQIKLANRWWAGNPGLGGRGGGGGGVDSAAATPSHGLHLNHFSNLSPHRPHDPNPNPNPNPNPNNNNNPSTPNSSSSNTNPHGGGGGGGGEDDVDHSPSSGGAQQDPGSSSSGRRPRGRPAGSKNKPKPPIIITRESPNALRSHVLEIASGADIMDAVSAFARRRQHGVSVLSGTGVVANVTLRQPPSSASSASPPPQASSVVSLHGRFEILSLSGAFLPTPSPPGATGLTVYLAGGQGQVVGGAVVGELVASGPVMVVAATFTNATYERLPLPDDVDDPDPSAAPLPPAGAQPASSDALQHQHQLQLQHSPPLGAGNNGAAAGLGDPSPMPMPMPMPVPMPMFNLPPNLIANGQLPHDVFAAWASAAPRPPGY, from the exons ATGCATGGGGCTTGGGGAGGCTCTTCTGAGGAGAGTAACCCCTTCTATAACAACTACGCGACAGGACAA acatacATACAGATAAAGCTGGCGAACCGGTGGTGGGCAGGGAACCCCGGCTTggggggaagaggaggaggaggcggaggcgtgGACTCCGCCGCCGCAACCCCTTCCCATGGCCTCCACCTCAACCACTTCTCCAACCTCAGCCCCCACCGCCCCCAcgatcccaaccctaaccctaatcctaaccctaaccctaacaacaacaacaaccccTCCACCCCCAACAGCAGCTCCAGCAACACCAACCcgcacggcggcggcgggggcgggggcggggaggACGACGTGGACCACTCGCCGTCCTCCGGCGGCGCCCAGCAAGATCCcgggtcgtcgtcgtcggggCGCAGGCCCCGCGGGCGGCCGGCCGGGTCGAAGAACAAGCCGAAGCCCCCGATCATCATCACCCGCGAGAGCCCCAACGCGCTGCGCTCCCACGTGCTGGAGATCGCCAGCGGCGCCGACATCATGGACGCCGTCTCCGCCTTCGCCCGGCGGCGGCAGCACGGCGTGTCCGTGCTGAGCGGCACGGGCGTGGTGGCCAACGTCACCCTCCGCCAgcccccctcctccgcctcctccgcctcgccgcccCCGCAGGCCTCCTCCGTGGTCTCCCTCCACGGCCGCTTCGagatcctctccctctccggcgcctTCCTCCCCACGCCCTCCCCCCCGGGCGCCACCGGCCTCACCGTCTACCTCGCCGGCGGCCAGGGCCAGGTCGTCGGCGGCGCCGTCGTCGGCGAGCTCGTCGCCTCCGGCCCCGTCATGGTCGTCGCCGCCACCTTCACCAACGCCACCTACGAGCGCCTCCCCCTCCCCGACGACGTCGACGACCCCGACCCCtccgctgcgccgctgccgccggCGGGAGCGCAGCCTGCCTCCTCGGACGCCCTGCAGCACCAGCACCAGCTGCAGCTGCAGCACAGCCCGCCGCTCGGGGCGGGGAACAACGGCGCCGCCGCGGGGCTCGGCGACCCCTCGCCCATGCCCATGCCCATGCCCATGCCCGTGCCGATGCCCATGTTCAACCTGCCCCCCAATCTCATCGCCAACGGCCAGCTGCCGCACGACGTGTTCGCCGCCTGGGCTTCCGCGGCGCCGCGGCCCCCGGGCTACTGA
- the LOC109709599 gene encoding uncharacterized protein LOC109709599, with product MDHTNYWFLTRRKLSKRPLLGPYNESWEEQAFAEDSAGLLGGCIWPPRSYTCSFCGREFRSAQALGGHMNVHRRDRARLKQSSSPTHENQYESLHNHQISPFAPYAPQVGSLVYNSSPNPNPNPNSACGMVASPLSPTEASAVFAKRIWREHMILMSPSDSPSVIQDKQKGSVYSTIQSNENPRARQLLNVTELSAGKENSKLRVRGSWMQRDLGEEEDDEFIPSKRRRTDPVPPLFARSSSGERRKIFQPEVLKLCPSPVEELDLELRLGDPPKVT from the coding sequence ATGGATCACACTAATTATTGGTTCTTGACAAGAAGGAAGTTGAGCAAAAGGCCTCTCCTCGGCCCCTATAATGAATCATGGGAAGAGCAAGCCTTCGCCGAAGACTCTGCGGGCCTCTTGGGTGGTTGCATATGGCCTCCGAGATCGTATACATGTAGCTTCTGCGGAAGAGAATTCAGATCGGCGCAAGCTCTTGGAGGTCACATGAATGTGCACCGAAGAGATCGGGCGCGACTCAAACAGTCTTCAAGCCCCACCCATGAAAATCAATATGAGAGTCTTCACAATCATCAAATCAGTCCGTTCGCACCGTATGCTCCTCAGGTTGGCTCCCTCGTATACAATTctagccctaaccctaaccctaaccctaattctgCGTGTGGCATGGTtgcatctcctctctctcctacCGAAGCTTCGGCTGTGTTTGCCAAAAGAATTTGGAGGGAGCACATGATCTTGATGTCTCCCTCTGATTCTCCATCAGTGATCCAAGACAAACAGAAAGGTTCTGTTTACTCTACTATTCAATCTAACGAAAATCCAAGAGCGAGGCAATTACTTAATGTCACAGAATTAAGTGCTGGGAAAGAGAATTCAAAGTTAAGAGTAAGGGGATCTTGGATGCAAAGAGATTTGGGTGAGGAGGAAGATGATGAGTTCATCCCTAGCAAGCGACGGAGAACTGATCCGGTACCTCCTCTTTTTGCAAGGTCTTCTTCAGGCGAGCGACGAAAAATATTCCAACCTGAGGTACTCAAACTTTGTCCTAGCCCTGTTGAAGAATTAGATCTCGAGCTCAGGCTCGGAGATCCTCCTAAAGTTACGTAG